One region of Erwinia tracheiphila genomic DNA includes:
- the fieF gene encoding CDF family cation-efflux transporter FieF (FieF, a metal efflux transporter, is a member of the CDF (cation diffusion facilitator) family of transporters.) produces MEQHYARRVNSAALAATTLASVLLLIKVFAWWYTGSVSLLAALVDSLVDVAASLTNLLVVRYSLQPADDEHTFGHGKAESLAALAQSMFISGSAFFLFLTGIQHFATPMEMRAPLIGVMVTLIALFSTLILVTFQRWVVRHTHSQAVRADMLHYQSDVIMNGAILVALVLSWYGFRRADAFFALGIGVWILYSALRMGYDAVQSLLDRALPEDDRREINAIVSSWPGVRGVHDIRTRQSGPTRFIQLHLELDDDLPLLYAHRIATEVELALLAGFPGADITIHQDPCSVVPEQHHMR; encoded by the coding sequence ATGGAACAACATTATGCGCGACGGGTTAATTCAGCTGCACTGGCGGCAACCACGCTGGCGTCAGTATTGCTGTTGATAAAGGTTTTTGCCTGGTGGTACACAGGTTCCGTCAGCCTGTTGGCAGCACTGGTGGATTCACTTGTAGATGTTGCGGCTTCGCTGACTAATCTGCTGGTGGTGCGTTATTCTCTTCAACCTGCGGACGATGAACACACCTTTGGCCATGGTAAAGCGGAATCTCTCGCAGCGCTGGCGCAAAGCATGTTTATTTCCGGTTCGGCATTCTTTCTTTTTCTGACTGGTATACAGCACTTTGCCACGCCCATGGAGATGCGCGCTCCGTTGATTGGCGTGATGGTAACCCTTATTGCTCTGTTTTCAACCCTGATACTGGTGACTTTTCAGCGCTGGGTTGTTCGGCATACCCACAGTCAGGCCGTTCGCGCTGATATGCTGCATTATCAGTCAGACGTGATAATGAATGGCGCGATTCTGGTGGCGCTGGTCCTCAGCTGGTATGGCTTCCGGCGTGCTGATGCGTTTTTTGCATTGGGCATTGGCGTCTGGATACTCTACAGTGCATTGAGAATGGGCTATGACGCTGTCCAGTCGCTGCTTGACAGAGCGCTGCCAGAGGACGATCGGCGAGAAATTAACGCTATTGTTTCCAGCTGGCCGGGTGTACGGGGTGTGCACGACATCCGTACTCGTCAGTCTGGCCCAACCCGCTTTATTCAGCTTCATCTGGAATTGGATGATGACTTACCGTTGCTTTATGCACACCGCATTGCTACAGAGGTTGAGCTGGCGTTGCTGGCGGGGTTTCCCGGTGCAGATATCACAATCCACCAGGATCCTTGCTCAGTCGTTCCCGAACAGCATCATATGCGTTAA
- the cpxP gene encoding cell-envelope stress modulator CpxP: protein MRIVTAVVVLPTLMINFSAAWATKVTMTDQMHPEEMMSHSVTQTPQTLMFDGINLSEQQRQQMRDLMQQARHRRSPININDLESLHDIIIADKFNEVAYKARLDLIAIKEIDRQVEIARVRNQMYHLLTQTQQDALNERHQQRINEMRKLTDMQPDSPLHEVHSSQ from the coding sequence ATGCGCATAGTTACCGCCGTCGTTGTGTTACCCACACTGATGATAAACTTTTCTGCTGCATGGGCCACAAAAGTGACAATGACTGACCAGATGCATCCTGAAGAGATGATGTCACACAGCGTGACACAGACTCCACAGACTCTCATGTTTGATGGAATCAATCTTTCTGAACAGCAGCGTCAACAAATGCGGGATTTAATGCAACAGGCGCGTCATCGGCGGTCTCCTATAAATATTAACGATTTAGAATCTCTGCACGACATTATTATTGCAGATAAATTCAATGAAGTGGCATATAAAGCAAGGTTAGATCTCATTGCAATAAAAGAAATTGACCGACAGGTCGAAATAGCACGAGTACGCAATCAGATGTATCACTTGCTAACACAAACGCAGCAGGACGCCTTAAACGAGCGACATCAGCAGCGCATTAATGAAATGCGCAAGTTAACCGATATGCAGCCGGATTCACCGCTGCACGAAGTGCATAGTAGTCAGTAA
- the cpxR gene encoding envelope stress response regulator transcription factor CpxR has translation MNKILLVDDDRELTSLLKELLEMEGFNVLVAGDGEQALGLLDNSIDLLLLDVMMPKKNGIDTLKELRQHHQTPVIMLTARGSELDRVLGLELGADDYLPKPFNDRELVARIRAILRRSNWSEQQQHDNSSPTLEVDHLRLNPGRQEASFDDIALDLTGTEFTLLYLLAQHLGQVVSREHLSQEVLGKRLTPFDRAIDMHISNLRRKLPDRKDGHPWFKTLRGRGYLMVSAT, from the coding sequence ATGAATAAAATCCTGTTGGTTGACGATGACCGCGAATTGACTTCGCTATTGAAAGAATTGCTTGAAATGGAGGGCTTCAACGTATTAGTCGCCGGTGATGGCGAGCAGGCACTGGGGCTACTGGACAATTCGATTGATCTGCTTTTACTGGATGTCATGATGCCAAAGAAAAATGGCATCGACACCCTGAAGGAACTGCGACAGCACCACCAGACACCAGTGATTATGTTGACTGCACGGGGTAGCGAACTGGATCGTGTTCTGGGGCTTGAACTCGGGGCAGATGACTATTTACCCAAACCGTTTAACGACCGTGAGCTGGTTGCCAGAATACGCGCAATTTTACGCCGTTCAAACTGGAGCGAACAGCAACAGCATGATAACAGCTCGCCCACTTTGGAAGTCGATCACTTACGTCTGAATCCGGGCCGTCAGGAAGCAAGTTTTGATGACATCGCGCTGGATCTCACTGGGACGGAATTCACGCTGCTTTATTTACTGGCACAGCATCTGGGGCAAGTTGTATCACGTGAGCACCTGAGTCAGGAAGTTTTAGGCAAACGCCTGACGCCGTTCGATCGCGCAATCGATATGCATATATCCAATCTACGCCGTAAACTTCCAGATCGCAAGGATGGCCACCCCTGGTTTAAAACCCTGCGAGGGCGAGGCTATCTAATGGTTTCCGCAACATGA
- the cpxA gene encoding envelope stress sensor histidine kinase CpxA, producing MISSLTTRIFAIFWLTLALVLMLVLMLPKLDTRQMTPLQDNEQRQGIMIEQHIEAELIQTPPNDLMWWRRLFRVIDKWAPPGQRLLLVTSEGRVIGAQHNEMQVIRNFIGQSDNANHPKKKKYGRTEMLGPFSVRDGEDNYQLYLIRPAGSTQLDFINLLFDRPLLLLVVTMLISSPLLLWLAWSLAKPARKLKHAADDVAAGNLRQRPELESGPQEFLAAGASFNQMVSALERMMTSQQRLLSDISHELRTPLTRLQLATALMRRRQGEGKELQRIEMEALRLDGMINDLLVLSRTQHKNALVSEAMKASQLWSGVLDDAQFEAEQMGKTLDIPYPPGPWPLYGNPSALDSALENIVRNALRYSYSKIMVSFSVDKRGITVHVDDDGPGVSTEDREQIFRPFYRTDEARDRESGGTGLGLAIVETAIQQHHGWVKADDSPLGGLRLTIWLPLYTSTS from the coding sequence ATGATTTCAAGCCTGACCACCCGCATCTTCGCCATTTTCTGGCTGACTCTGGCACTGGTGCTGATGCTGGTTTTAATGCTACCTAAACTGGATACACGTCAAATGACGCCGCTTCAGGATAATGAGCAGCGTCAGGGAATAATGATTGAGCAACACATCGAGGCCGAGCTCATTCAGACCCCCCCCAATGACTTGATGTGGTGGCGCAGGTTGTTCCGGGTCATCGATAAATGGGCACCACCCGGCCAGCGTTTGTTGCTGGTGACCAGTGAAGGTCGGGTAATTGGCGCACAACATAATGAAATGCAGGTGATTCGTAATTTTATCGGCCAGTCCGACAATGCCAATCACCCGAAGAAAAAGAAATACGGCAGAACAGAAATGCTCGGCCCATTCTCCGTTCGCGACGGGGAAGATAATTATCAGCTCTATTTAATCCGACCTGCTGGCAGCACGCAGCTGGACTTTATCAACCTACTGTTTGATCGTCCTTTGCTGTTACTTGTGGTGACCATGCTAATTAGTTCTCCATTATTGCTTTGGCTGGCATGGAGTCTGGCGAAACCTGCACGCAAGCTGAAACACGCAGCGGATGACGTCGCCGCAGGTAATTTGCGACAAAGACCGGAACTGGAGTCTGGTCCACAGGAATTTCTGGCTGCAGGTGCCAGTTTTAATCAAATGGTCAGCGCCCTGGAAAGGATGATGACCAGCCAACAGCGTTTACTTTCTGATATCTCTCACGAATTACGTACCCCACTCACTCGTCTGCAGCTTGCAACCGCACTGATGCGACGTCGTCAGGGCGAAGGAAAAGAGCTACAGCGTATAGAAATGGAAGCCCTGCGCCTGGACGGCATGATTAACGATTTGCTGGTGCTGTCCCGTACACAGCATAAGAATGCGTTGGTCAGTGAAGCCATGAAAGCCAGCCAACTGTGGTCAGGCGTGTTGGACGATGCACAGTTTGAGGCAGAGCAGATGGGAAAAACGCTTGATATACCCTATCCACCGGGCCCATGGCCCTTGTACGGCAACCCCAGCGCACTGGACAGCGCCCTTGAAAACATTGTTCGCAATGCCCTTCGTTATTCCTACTCGAAAATCATGGTGAGTTTCTCGGTCGATAAGCGGGGAATTACCGTCCATGTCGATGATGATGGTCCTGGCGTCAGCACTGAAGATCGCGAACAAATTTTTCGGCCTTTTTATCGAACAGATGAAGCACGCGACCGTGAGTCTGGGGGGACCGGCCTGGGGCTGGCAATCGTCGAAACCGCCATTCAACAGCATCATGGATGGGTTAAAGCTGATGACAGTCCGCTAGGTGGCTTACGGCTGACAATATGGCTACCGCTCTATACCAGCACCAGCTGA
- the trmL gene encoding tRNA (uridine(34)/cytosine(34)/5-carboxymethylaminomethyluridine(34)-2'-O)-methyltransferase TrmL, which produces MLNIVLFEPEIPPNTGNIIRLCANTGFRLHLIEPLGFTWDDKRLRRAGLDYHEFTAIQHHASYETFVEAEAPERLFALTTKGTPAHSDVGYQTEDYLVFGPETRGLPDRILNALPARQKIRIPMRPDSRSMNLSNAVSVVVYEAWRQLNYGGALIKTG; this is translated from the coding sequence ATGTTGAATATCGTTTTATTTGAACCCGAGATTCCGCCTAATACGGGTAATATTATTCGCCTTTGTGCTAATACTGGTTTCCGGCTCCATCTTATAGAGCCGCTGGGCTTTACGTGGGATGATAAACGTCTGCGCAGGGCTGGCCTTGATTACCATGAGTTTACGGCGATACAGCATCATGCCAGCTATGAGACGTTTGTTGAGGCAGAAGCTCCCGAACGTCTGTTTGCTTTAACCACCAAGGGAACACCTGCGCACAGTGATGTGGGCTACCAGACAGAGGATTACCTGGTTTTTGGACCAGAAACACGGGGATTGCCTGACCGTATTTTAAACGCGCTCCCTGCCAGACAGAAAATCCGCATTCCTATGCGACCTGACAGCCGTAGCATGAATCTGTCGAATGCCGTCTCCGTAGTGGTGTATGAAGCGTGGCGCCAATTAAATTATGGCGGCGCATTGATTAAAACGGGTTAA
- the cysE gene encoding serine O-acetyltransferase, with protein sequence MPCVEPELIWDYIKAEAWILADCEPMLASFYHATLLKHDNLGSALSYMLANKLANPIMPAIAIREIVQEAYRQDPSMIGSAACDIQAVRQRDPAIDKYSTPLLYLKGFHALQAYRIGHWLWNEGRRALAVYLQNEVSVSFAVDIHPAAKIGRGIMLDHATGIVVGETAVIEDDVSILQSVTLGGTGKTSGDRHPKIREGVMIGAGTKILGNIEIGCGAKIGAGSVVLHPVPPHTTAAGVPARIVGKPNSDKPSMDMDQHFNGMAPGFEFGDGI encoded by the coding sequence ATGCCGTGTGTAGAGCCTGAATTGATCTGGGATTATATAAAAGCAGAGGCATGGATCCTGGCAGATTGTGAACCAATGTTGGCCAGTTTTTATCATGCAACCTTACTAAAACATGACAATCTGGGCAGTGCATTGAGTTACATGTTGGCGAATAAGCTGGCCAACCCCATTATGCCTGCTATCGCTATCCGTGAGATCGTGCAGGAAGCCTATCGGCAGGATCCGTCGATGATCGGGTCCGCTGCGTGCGACATCCAGGCCGTGCGCCAGCGCGATCCTGCCATTGATAAATATTCCACGCCCTTATTATATCTGAAAGGTTTCCATGCCTTGCAGGCTTATCGGATTGGGCATTGGCTGTGGAACGAGGGCCGCAGAGCGCTCGCGGTCTATTTGCAAAATGAGGTATCTGTTTCATTTGCAGTCGATATTCATCCGGCAGCTAAAATTGGTCGTGGCATTATGCTTGATCATGCAACCGGGATCGTTGTGGGTGAAACGGCGGTGATCGAAGATGATGTATCAATATTACAATCGGTTACCTTGGGCGGAACGGGTAAAACCTCGGGCGATCGTCATCCTAAAATCCGTGAAGGGGTGATGATTGGAGCCGGCACCAAAATTCTCGGCAATATTGAAATTGGTTGTGGAGCAAAAATCGGTGCAGGTTCTGTGGTCCTGCACCCTGTGCCGCCTCATACTACAGCTGCGGGCGTGCCAGCCCGTATCGTGGGTAAACCGAACAGCGATAAGCCCTCAATGGATATGGATCAGCATTTCAACGGAATGGCGCCGGGTTTTGAATTTGGAGACGGGATTTAA
- the gpsA gene encoding NAD(P)H-dependent glycerol-3-phosphate dehydrogenase, whose amino-acid sequence MPQASASMSVIGAGSYGTALAITLSRNGHNVVLWGHNAQHQTRLQHDRCNTAFLPDVPFPDSLKIETELAAAITASRDVLVVVPSHVFGDMLKHIKPHLRVDSRIVWATKGLEKDTGRLLQEVAHEILGDTFPLAVISGPTFAKELAAGLPTAIALAATDDVFAQELQTLLHCGKSFRVYNNADFIGVQLGGAVKNVIAIGAGISDCIGFGANARTALITRGLAEMSRLGIALGADPATFMGMAGLGDLVLTCTDNQSRNRRFGMLLGQGIEVEAAQNSIGQVVEGFRNTKEVKVLAARYGVEMPITEQIYEVLYCQKSARDAALSLLGRARKDENSVS is encoded by the coding sequence ATGCCACAGGCGAGTGCATCAATGAGCGTTATCGGTGCCGGATCTTACGGCACCGCCCTTGCCATTACGTTAAGCCGGAATGGGCATAATGTGGTGTTATGGGGTCATAATGCGCAACATCAGACGCGACTCCAGCATGACCGCTGTAATACCGCTTTTTTGCCTGATGTACCTTTTCCCGACTCGCTAAAAATTGAAACCGAACTGGCAGCCGCCATTACGGCAAGCCGGGACGTGCTGGTGGTCGTTCCCAGCCATGTTTTTGGTGATATGCTGAAACATATCAAGCCGCATTTGCGGGTAGATTCGCGCATTGTCTGGGCCACCAAGGGGCTTGAAAAAGACACGGGACGACTATTACAGGAAGTAGCGCACGAAATCCTTGGCGATACCTTTCCCCTTGCTGTGATTTCCGGGCCGACCTTTGCCAAAGAACTGGCGGCTGGCCTGCCGACGGCTATCGCACTGGCGGCAACGGACGATGTATTTGCGCAAGAGCTGCAAACGTTACTACATTGTGGTAAGAGCTTTCGCGTTTACAATAATGCTGACTTTATTGGTGTCCAGTTAGGCGGTGCGGTAAAAAACGTTATCGCAATTGGAGCTGGTATTTCTGACTGCATCGGATTCGGTGCAAATGCACGAACCGCCCTGATAACCCGTGGCCTGGCGGAGATGTCACGCCTTGGCATCGCACTGGGTGCCGATCCTGCTACTTTTATGGGTATGGCGGGTCTTGGCGATCTGGTACTGACCTGTACAGATAATCAGTCCAGAAACCGTCGTTTCGGCATGCTGTTAGGACAAGGAATTGAGGTTGAGGCGGCCCAGAACAGTATTGGACAGGTGGTTGAAGGATTCCGAAACACGAAAGAAGTGAAGGTGTTAGCGGCGCGTTATGGCGTTGAAATGCCCATTACAGAGCAAATTTATGAGGTACTGTATTGCCAAAAAAGCGCACGGGATGCAGCATTAAGTCTGCTTGGGCGCGCCAGAAAAGATGAAAACAGCGTCAGTTAA
- the secB gene encoding protein-export chaperone SecB: MSEQNSTEMSFQIQRIYTKDVSFEAPNAPQIFQKEWEPDVKLDLDTASSQLADDVFEVVLRVTVTATVGEEAAFLCEVQQAGIFSVSGIEGNQMAHCLGAYCPNILFPYARECITSLVSRGTFPQLNLAPVNFDALFMNYLQQQASEGTAPKQDA, translated from the coding sequence ATGTCAGAACAAAACAGTACCGAGATGTCTTTCCAGATTCAGCGTATCTATACTAAAGATGTCTCTTTTGAAGCACCTAACGCGCCTCAGATCTTCCAGAAAGAGTGGGAGCCAGACGTTAAACTGGATTTGGACACGGCGTCGAGTCAGCTAGCCGATGATGTCTTCGAAGTGGTCTTACGCGTTACAGTTACCGCGACCGTGGGCGAAGAAGCGGCGTTCCTTTGCGAAGTACAGCAGGCCGGTATTTTCTCCGTCTCCGGTATTGAAGGCAATCAAATGGCGCATTGTCTTGGTGCATATTGTCCAAATATTCTTTTCCCTTATGCGCGTGAATGTATTACCAGCCTGGTTTCACGCGGTACTTTCCCTCAGTTAAATCTGGCTCCGGTTAACTTTGATGCACTGTTTATGAATTATCTTCAGCAGCAGGCAAGCGAAGGCACCGCGCCAAAGCAGGATGCGTAA
- the grxC gene encoding glutaredoxin 3 translates to MANVEIYTKATCPFCHRAKALLSQKGVSWREIAIDGDAEKREEMIERSGRTTVPQIFINDRHIGGCDDIFALDGPQGLDSLLG, encoded by the coding sequence ATGGCGAACGTTGAAATTTATACTAAAGCAACCTGTCCCTTCTGCCACCGTGCAAAAGCACTGCTGAGTCAGAAAGGGGTTTCCTGGCGGGAAATTGCTATTGATGGTGATGCTGAAAAGCGCGAAGAAATGATCGAGCGAAGCGGCCGTACGACAGTACCTCAGATTTTTATCAATGACCGGCATATCGGTGGTTGTGACGATATCTTCGCACTCGATGGTCCTCAGGGTCTTGACTCGCTATTAGGATAA
- a CDS encoding rhodanese-like domain-containing protein, protein MQDIMQFAGNHTILSLAWVVLLVLVVVTTFKGLFSKVKTISRGEAIHLINKEDAVVVDVRSRDDFRKGHISNSVNVLAADIKKGSFSELEKHKTQPLIVVCATGTSAAESAAQLNTAGFERVFVLKDGVSGWNGENLPLVRGK, encoded by the coding sequence ATGCAAGATATTATGCAGTTCGCAGGCAACCATACCATCCTCAGTCTGGCGTGGGTCGTGCTGTTGGTTTTAGTTGTTGTTACAACATTTAAAGGCCTGTTTTCAAAAGTAAAAACCATCAGTCGTGGTGAGGCAATCCACTTAATTAATAAAGAAGATGCCGTGGTGGTTGACGTCCGTTCGCGCGATGATTTCCGCAAAGGCCATATTTCCAATTCTGTTAACGTGCTGGCTGCCGATATCAAAAAAGGCAGTTTCAGTGAACTGGAAAAACATAAAACGCAGCCGCTGATTGTGGTTTGCGCGACGGGAACGTCCGCTGCTGAATCTGCTGCACAGCTTAATACGGCAGGTTTTGAGCGAGTCTTTGTTCTCAAAGATGGCGTTTCCGGCTGGAATGGTGAGAACCTTCCGCTGGTGCGTGGCAAATAA
- the envC gene encoding murein hydrolase activator EnvC, with translation MWEKTTVSTLRTQGDGSASGVPSHPIAFLLSSCLLCAGFLLPAVSQAADDNKSELKNIQQNIAAKEKSVLLQKQQRGKLIDQLQSQEKLIAQTSRQLRETQITLTALNKKITSLTGSISKLQMQQDSQQKLLADQLDAAFRQGRHSGVQLILSGEESQRSERILAYFGYLNTARQKSIDDLKKTRSDLAAQKVILEEKQALQKSLLTSQLGQQRQLESARVARKKTLTALESSLEKDQAQLTEMRQNERRLQDKIAAAEREARAEREARDAQRIREREAQAKNKGTTYKPTEGERSLIARTGGLGRPSGQAVWPVHGRLEHRFGEQLQGELRWKGLVINAPEGTEVKAIADGRVLMADWLQGYGLVVVIEHGKGDMSLYGYNQSALVSVGAQVRAGQPVALVGTSGGRGTPSLYFEIRRQGQAVNPLPWLGR, from the coding sequence ATGTGGGAAAAAACGACAGTTTCAACGCTTCGAACCCAGGGTGATGGATCGGCCAGCGGCGTTCCATCACACCCTATTGCGTTCCTTCTTTCCAGCTGCTTACTTTGCGCTGGTTTTCTGCTGCCTGCTGTCAGTCAGGCAGCAGATGACAATAAATCTGAACTCAAAAATATTCAGCAGAATATCGCTGCCAAAGAAAAAAGTGTTCTGCTACAAAAACAGCAACGTGGCAAACTGATTGATCAGTTACAAAGCCAGGAAAAACTCATCGCTCAGACCAGCCGGCAACTGCGCGAAACACAAATTACGCTCACGGCTCTGAACAAAAAAATCACCTCTCTCACTGGCTCAATCAGCAAATTGCAGATGCAACAGGACAGCCAGCAAAAATTACTGGCCGACCAGCTTGATGCGGCTTTCCGGCAGGGTCGGCACAGTGGTGTCCAACTCATCCTCAGCGGCGAAGAGAGCCAGCGTAGCGAGCGTATTCTTGCCTATTTCGGCTATCTTAATACCGCACGTCAAAAATCTATCGACGATCTGAAAAAGACGCGTAGCGATCTTGCAGCACAGAAGGTAATACTGGAAGAAAAGCAGGCGCTGCAGAAATCCCTGCTCACTTCGCAACTGGGCCAACAACGACAACTGGAAAGCGCTCGCGTTGCCCGCAAGAAAACACTGACCGCGCTGGAATCGTCACTGGAAAAAGATCAGGCCCAGCTGACAGAAATGCGGCAAAATGAGCGCCGTTTACAGGATAAAATTGCTGCCGCAGAGCGGGAAGCGCGGGCTGAACGAGAAGCCAGAGACGCACAACGTATTCGTGAGCGTGAAGCACAGGCAAAAAACAAAGGCACTACGTATAAACCCACTGAAGGTGAGCGCTCGCTTATAGCGCGTACTGGCGGGTTGGGCCGTCCGTCGGGGCAGGCAGTCTGGCCAGTGCATGGGCGGCTGGAACACCGCTTCGGTGAACAACTTCAGGGAGAACTTCGCTGGAAAGGCCTGGTCATTAATGCGCCGGAAGGCACTGAAGTAAAGGCCATTGCTGACGGACGCGTATTAATGGCTGACTGGCTACAAGGTTACGGCCTGGTCGTGGTTATTGAGCACGGCAAAGGTGATATGAGCCTTTATGGCTATAACCAAAGTGCGCTGGTAAGCGTGGGTGCCCAGGTACGTGCCGGACAGCCCGTTGCACTGGTTGGAACCAGCGGCGGCAGAGGGACTCCCTCACTTTATTTTGAAATCCGCCGTCAGGGACAGGCCGTCAATCCACTACCGTGGTTGGGAAGATAA